In the Candidatus Poribacteria bacterium genome, ATTGGGGAGGAAAGAGATACACGCTATAAGTGTTGATCTTGTAAATTGCCTGAAGCTTGGTGGTCCATCGATTACGGTTTCTACTGCTTGTGCATCATCGACGCATGCGATAGGGTTTGCAGCGGATATGGTGCGACGGGGCGTGGTAGAGTATGTTCTCACGGGGGGTGTGGATCAGCTCTACCCTGAAATTTTCGCTGGCTTTCAGAGCCTCGGCCTCTTATCGAAAACGCCTTGTGCTCCATTCAGCACAGTTATTGGAACAACGCTCGGTGAGGGCGCTGCGTTTCTGCTCCTCGAATCCGAATCCTCCGCCAACGCGCGGGATGTCGCTCCCTTGGCTGAGTGCATGGGATATGGATTCTCCGCGGATGCTTTCCATGATACAACGCCGGATCCTTCTGGTTTCGGGATTGCGAGCGCACTCTCTACTGCGGTGGCGGATGCGGGGCTTACCCCTGAATCTATTGATTATCTGAATGCCCACGGCACGGGTACAGCCCCAAACGATGCGGCGGAATGGCGGGGAATCCAGTCTGTCTTCGGTGATTACGCGGACCAATTACCTGTCAGTTCAAGCAAGAGTTTCCTCGGGCATGCCCAAGGTGCTGCCGGTGCGCTTGAGGCTGTGGTTACGTTGTTGGCGATGACACACGCCGTTGTTCCACCCACCCTCAATTTTACCGAACCGCGTCCGAATTCGCCAACAGATCCTGTCGCTTCGAGAAAGCCGAGGACTCACGTCACACAGCACTCAGTATGTGCCAATGCTGCGTTTGGAGGGCTCAACGCCGCTTTAGTTTTTGGACAGCCCAATGGCGTGTTGGTGCCTCGAAGAAAACTGCCGCGTCCCATTGGGATCATCGATGCGAGTATGGTTAAGGATTGCCACCAGATTCACCAGTACGTGCCACGCACCGAACTGCGGGGGTTAGATCCTACAGCGCGCTTTCTTGCCAGTGCTGTCGCGAATACCTTGACAGCTGCCCGGCTGAGACTGCGTTCATCAGACTGTGAAGGCATCGGAATTTTCGTCGGTCAGAACCGTCCTTCCGTGGAGAGTCTCCAAGCCTTTCAGAAAAGTGTTGAGGCACGCGGATTCGCACAACCCTCGGCATCCGCCTTCACACGAATGGCGTGTAGTTACGCGACAGGTGCTTGTTGTAGGCTTTTTGGTTTGAAAGGCCCTGCGGCAACCTTATCAACAGGGCGAGATAGTGGGCTGACAGCTCTTGTTCTCGCTGCGGACCATCTTGCTTGGCGGGACGATGTCGGTGCTTTACTCGCAGCGGCAGTTGATGAACCGTATGAGGGCGATGACTTTGATTATGATCACGGTGCCGCCAGTATCCTGCTTAAGGCAGGCACCTCGGACGCTCCTGTTCATCTTGCGAGTTGGGCACTCGCAACCGATTCTGAAGGTGCCGTTGAACGCGCCCTGGCGAAAGTCTCTCTCAACCGTGAAGAAGTTGTACCAATAGTTGTGCCGGGACCCCCTACTGTTACAGGACTTTGGGCAGTTACTGCAGCTGTAGATGCCCTAAGACAGGGTGAACCGGGCCCCTTCCTCATTAGTAACCGAGGGGACGGGTCTGCGGGGGCAGCAATTATTTTGCAAATGGAGAATGGACATGCAAGCTGAACTTAAAGCGAAAATTAAACAACGCGAAAACACGTATAATCGCGTGACTGAACTGCTGATCTCTTATCTGGCGTTGGATATTTCCAGCGAGCACTTGGATCCAGATACGCCGCTCTTTGGTGTTGGACTGGAACTTGACTCTATAGATGCTATCGAAATCATTATAAGTTTGGAATCGGAATTCGGGATCGTTTTAGACGACGGAGAAAGCGCGTCCTTTTTACGGACCATCAATTCACTTGTCGATGAGGTGATGAATCGAAAGGAGGTTGAACTTGATGAAAGGAACTGAAGTCGGTTATAACGCCATTCGTAACTCGGTGGCATTTACGGAAGAATCTAACCTCTGCTGCCTCCAGTTGACAGGTAGGCAAGCGTTTGATGTCTTTGATGCGGTATGTCCATGCGATGTTTTTCTTCAAGATGGACAGATGAAGTACACACTGCTGCTCAATGAAGACGGCACCCCTTTTGCCGACATCTATGTTTGCCGGAGCGGAGAAGATGCCTATCTGCTCGGTTATGGTCCCAGTGTTGATGCGCTCATTGATTGGATCACTGAACACAGTGCAGAAAATACTGATTTTTCGATCATTGACCTCAGCAAAACGTATGATCCCTTAGCCCTCGACGGTCCCTATGCTTGGGAATTGTGTGCGGAAGTTCTCGGACCTGATATACTCGGTTTGCCTTATTTGGGAATGAAAATTTCCGATGAGGTGCTCGTGTTTCGGGCAGGTAAGACAGGGGAATACGGGTATCATCTGCTGGTACCGACGGATCAGAAAAACGCTTGGCTTGAAAAACTGAGCACTGCTGGTAGCGCATTTGAGATGGCACATGCCGATGAGGCAGCACGGGCTCAATGTGCGCTAGAGAATTTTTTCTTTGATATTAACAGGGAGGGACAGTACGGACTTACACCCTTTGAGTTGCAGTTGCAGTGGCGGTTGTCTTCACAGAAGGCTGTATATCCGGGTGCTGAAGCGATACGTACGCGCCGGCAATCCGGGTGGACGCGCAGACTCACCTGTTTTTCAACACCGGATCCGGTCAAAGTTGATACGGCGGTTGTCTGTGATGATGAGGTCGTGGGACATATTTTAGCAATCGGATATTCCCCTGCGCGTGGCGATTACGTCGGTAAGGCATTGCTCCGCCGCCCATATTGGCACGCCGGATTGGATGTTTTTCAGGTTGAGGGATTCCCTTTAAAGACGCTATCGCCACCAGTGGTTAATAACCTCAGTTGGAACATTAGCCCCTACAGCGATAGTTTTCGCACACGAGAGAAGGAGAATACCTCTTGAGAAACGGTGAAGAATTCCGCATCGGTGCCGATGTCATCGGATACCTGCTACCTCAGCGACATCCAATGCTAATGGTGGATCAGATTATTGGTTATCGCGGTTCACCAGCGTACCAACTTTCTGCCGAACGCTATGTGTCGGCGAATGAACCAGTATTTGTTGGGCATTTTCCAGATTTGAAATTGTGGCCCGGTATCTATACGATTGAAGGACTCCGACAATGCTGTGTACTCTTTGATATACTTCATCAACTCGACGAGCGTGGTCTCCTTGGTGGGCTCCAGGTGCTTCAAAGATCCAAAATGCTACAACCGCGAGTGGACAAAAAACTGTGCCAACAGGTACTTGACACCTTACCAGAGATACGCCAACTCGCACAGGGCCCGCTGAGATTGCGCGTAAAGCTGATCGCTCCCATTTTCCCAGGATGTATCCTTGTGTATCAAGTGTATCGAAACACCTTTGACATACACACGTGGTTCGTGCAAGCTGAAGTCAATAGCCGGTGCGTTGCGCAAGGAGAAATCGTGTATCCATCTGGTGTTGGGTAACTTCTTTTTCACAGTATTGTCCAAGTAACGATGTTCGGCCGTTTAAAACGGCTGTATCCACAAAATTAGGGACGCAGTTGGGAACGCATTTTTATTAAAGACACGTCTGCGTCGATTGGTGTTACGAAAGCATTTGGATGTGATACATCAGGGATCGGAGGACCACTATCCTATCATTTAACGAAAACCCTCACGGAGGATATAATGGCAATTCAAATTGTTAAACCTCGGATACGCGGATTTATTTCTACGAATGCCCATCCAACTGGATGTCACACGAATGTACTGGAGCAGATAGGCGAGATTAAACAGCGGATTCCTTACAGAGAAACGGGTATAAATGCGCTTGTCATCGGTGCGTCAACTGGTTATGGGCTTGCCTCTCGTATTGCTTTGACGTGGGCTTTGGGCGCGAAAACGCTTGGACTTCTTTATGAGCGACCCGCTGATGCCAGGCGGACTGCGACAGCAGGGTACTATAATACTGTCGCCTTTCATCGGCAAGCAGCGGAGGATGGGTTTTTCGCGGAGAGTCTCAACGGAGATGCTTTTTCAGATGAGATGAAGTCGGAGGCTATTAACCGACTTAAAGCAGCGTTTGGCAAGATAAATATCCTCGTCTATAGTATTGCCACGCCACGACGCAGGCATCCGACGACAAGGGTTACACATCAATCTGTCCTGAAACCGATTGGTACGCCGTATACAGGAAAAACGATCGATCTGAATCGGGAAGTCATCGTCCCCGTGACAATTGTCCCTGCCAATGAGCGAGAGATCTCAGACACGATCGCGGTAATGGGTGGTGAAGATTTAGAGATGTGGGTTGATGCATTGACAGAAGCCGATTTACTTGCACCAGAGGTCAGCGTTGTTGCTTATACCTACATCGGGAGTTTCTTAACCTGGCCCATCTACAAGGACGGAACTATTGGTAGAGCGAAGGATGATCTCAAAGCACGTGTGGATATGCTTGACAAGCGACTCGCAAATATCCTCGGCGGCAATGCATATGTTTCGGTGAATAAATCCGTCGTTACACAAGCATCGGCAGCGATCCCGGTCGTACCCCTCTATGTCAGTATCCTCTATGACATTCTTAACGCCAAAGGTACCAATGAAGCACCGATTGGACAAATGCGAAGGCTTTTCTCTGAGCATCTCGGACCTGGGCAACAACCCCAACTCGACAATGAACGCTACATCCGTCTTGATGACGAGGAATTGCAGACTGAAGTAACCGCCGCAATCGCCGAGCGTTGGGTGCGGATTGATACCGATAACTTCCGGGACCTCTCTGATTACGCAGGCTTCAGACGAAGCTTCCGAAACCTCTTCGGATTTGAAGTTGACTGTGTGGACTACGATGAAGCGGTGGAAACGGAGTTAGTGTTCTAATGTGAGTTTGATAAAAAGTTGAGGCTCATGTCAAGAATAAGTGCTTTTAACGAGTTTTGATATAAAATCGACAGAGACAGATTTCAGATTCATGATAAGTTCACAGATTGCGATATTCGTCATGCGAAAGCCGTTGAAATAGGAGCGATATCCTACTTATACACCCCCGATTAACATCAACCCGCTAAATCCCTATCATCCTTGGTAAATGTCCATATTTTGATAATTCACCAAAAAATAGCTTTGTATTTCAATTGAGATGTCCTGCTGCAAGACCCTATAAGCCTGCTGAACACTCGGAAAGTGCATCCAAGTAGGTGTATAAGTGAAGGTTGTATCACAGGAGATGCTGACTCACAATGCTTTGGACGCTGATTCGACATGAACTCTTAATGAATTTAATGACGTTCCGTTTCTTGGTTGCGGTTATCGCGGCTATGGCACTGGTGCTGGCGGGGAGCATCGTCTTAACGGACAATTATGAACGGAGACTCGCGAGTTACAATGAAGATTTCCAGAGGCACCAAGAAGGGAACTTTAGCGGAAAAACGTATTCCTCTTTCAGGCCGGATCTTGACAGAGCACCCAATCCACTGAGCCTCTTTAATCAAGGACTTGACAAACGCTCGAAAAACTCGCTCCAAATCAGAATTGGAGAGATCCCCTTTTTATGGGGTAATGTCAGCCGTAATACAGGGTTCAGCAATCCTTTCCGATACCTACTCGCCGATATAGATCTGGTCTCTATTTTCCAAATCCTTTTCAGCCTCCTCGCGCTGGTTTTCGCATACGATGCAATCGCTGGCGACCGCGAGAACGGTACGTTACGTCTAATCCTTGTCAATCCCGTTGGACGCGGATTAATTGTATTGGCAAAGTATCTGGGTGCCATGCTCTGCCTTACACTACCGCTGTTAATGAGTTTTCTGTTGACACTACTGCTCCAACTGCAATCTAATGCTATCCATTATGGTGCCGACGACTTTCTTCGGATTGGCGGTATTTTTCTCACAACAGTCATCTATACCTCCACGTTTTATCTTATCGGATTGTTTATCTCCAGCCTGATTCACCGCACAGCAACATCCCTTATCGTATCAATGTTTATTTGGGTGGTGTTGACACTGCTTTATCCGAATGTGAGCCTGTTCCTCGTCAACCGCTTCATTGATACGGAGGAGAGAGTAAAGCAAGCGGATCAAGCAATTGACCAAGTTTTGGAACAATTCTATTGGAATGAAGTAGTGCCTGGGGACCCATTTGAGAACCCACCATTACTAAAGGACAGTAAATCAAGTGGTGGGAGTTCCAGTTACACACATCTAAAGAAAGATATTACGTTCATTCCAGATGCGTCGGAAGTCCATGTTCCAACGGTTAAAGCCTATTTTCAAGAACTAACATCTGGACGGATTCGGACTGCTAACAAAGTCTGGCAAATACGAGAGACAACCTTTGCTGAAACCTATATTCGTAAATCAAATATTGCTCGAAACGTGCTTCGATTTTCCCCCGCAGGCTTATATCACCTCTCAACAGAGGCGTGGGCTGGGACGGGTCTCGCGAGAATGCAAGACTTTTTTAAAGCGGGACGACAGTATAGAGAAACAATATTGGACTATTTCTACGATAAAAAGGCATTCAGTTCACGGCAATGGTTTGCGAGCGACAGAGGAGCCGTCCGCTGGGACGATGCCCCACGGTTCTCTTATCAACCGCCGAGTGTGTTTAAAGATGCCAGTAACCGCGCCCTCCGCGACCTACTTCTACTTTTCACTCTGAATCCAATACTACTTATGATAACCTTCGCGGTTTTCAGTCGGCAGGAGATCTGAGATGCTTTGGCATGTTGTGAAACGAGAATTGTTTGAGCAAGTCAATAGCCTCCGTTTTGCACTCGCTATGCTGCTCACTGTTTTTTTAATGCTCGTCAACGCCGTCGGGCACATTGACGAATATAGAACACGACAAGCGGAATATGGGCAGCAGGTTTCAGCGTACTCGGCGAGACTTGAAGGGAATAGTAATAATCTTTACAAACTCGTTTTAAACGGTCCCGGCGAACTTCACAAGAAGCCTTCACCCCTCTTTTTCTGCGCGCACGGCAGTGAAAATAATCTGCCGAAATTTGCATCAGGGGAGCGCGCTGGATGGGGAACGATCTATAACGTCTCTGGTATCTGGCGATTAAAATATAGTGGATTTCCATCCATAAAAGCGAAAGATATTTTCCCGGTGTTCCTAAAAATTGACTGGATCCTCATCATCTCCAATGTCCTGAGTTTTCTCGCCCTCGTTTGGACGTTTGACGCGATTTCTGGTGAAGTAGAACACGGCACCCTCCGATTGACGTTATCTAACTCTATTGCGCGTCGAACGGTACTTACCGGTAAATTCTTAAGCTGTCTCATAAGTCTCGGTGCTGTTTTTATGAGCGGTGTGTTGGTTAACCTCCTGTTACTTCACCTCTCTGGAACCCTCCAACTCAATGCCCAAGAATGGAGCAGAATCGGTGGTATTTTCGTTGTCGGTTTAATGTATATCGCTGTCTTTATCGCCTTAGGGTTTCTCATATCCACGCTCGTTAACAACGCCTCAACAAGCCTTGTAATTCTACTGCTGATATGGGTAATTTGGGTTATTCTCGTGCCGTCAATGCTTGGGACAATTATGAGTGGGCTGAACCAGCCATCAATCCGCCGGGGGCCGAGTCCGGTATATTTCAGACGTAGTGGACTCCAAGAACGCTATAGAGCACGCGGATTAGAAGACGAAGCACCCACCCGTGAACGTCCACCGACACCCGCAACACTGCTCTGGGCTGAGTTTCTAAATGAGGAGGCAAGAGAAGGCGCGAGATTGCACAGAGCCTACTTAAACGCACAGGTAAACCAGATTCAGATTGCCAGAGAGTTCAATCGTATCTCGCCGACAGCAATTGCACAATATGCCATTGAATCCTTGGCAGGAACGGGGTTCCAAAGACATTTGGATTTCTTGAAAAACGCCGAGCGTTATGCCGACGCATTCAACGATTTTCTCATCGCTGCCGACCGCGCGGATCCAGACAGCCTACACGTTCCTTTCGTCAGAGAGGGCATGTCCGATAAACCCGTCTCCTTTGAAAGCATTCCCAAATTTCAAGACAGCGTACGTTTAGGGGAAGCGTTCAAAGGCGCGATGTTAGACGTGATGCTATTGTTGCTCTTTTTTACGGCGTTATTTGCGGCGGCACACGTCTCCTTCCAGCGCAAAGAGATATGAACCAGAGAACATATCCTTTCATACGCATGATTTGCAATGAAGATTAATTTTTTACTTCGGTAATTTCTCAACGTGCGATTAAATCGCACAATGACAAGGGGACCGGTTCGTAGTAGGGCAATTCTGCGGCGTACTCACCCAAATGCGACGTGCATTATTTTTTTACACACATGGCAACCTATAACAACTATATTCTATACTCAAGAAAAAATGGGGGTAAATGAAAATTTGCGGTTGACTTTGGCATCAGAATGGTATAGACTCTACCCAAGTTGCCACCGAAAGGGTTAAGGAAAACAGATACGATGCTTTGGACGCTGATTCAACGAGAGATTTTAGCGAATCTGATGACATTCCGCTTTCCCATTGCGGTTATTGCGTGTGTCATACTTGGACTTACAATTACCGCCGCCTTAACGGACAATTACGAGCGACGACTTGCCAGTTACAACGAAGCATTTCAAACGCATCAGGAAAAAAACTTCAGTGCTAAAACTTATTCAGGTCTGACCCTACAGTTGGATCGACCCCCCAATCCATTGAGCCTTTTTAACCAAGGACTTGATAAGCGCGCCGCGAATTCTGTTCGACTTCGCCGTGACAAGGTGCCTTCCGTGTGGGAAGATAACTATTTCAGCACCGGCTTTGATAATCCGTTCCGACACCTTCTTGCGTCCATTGATATTGTGACTGTCTTCCAAATCTTTCTCAGTCTGCTTGCACTTGTTTTTGCCTACGATGCAATAGCCGGGGAACGTGAAAATGGAACACTTCATCTAATACTGGCAAATCCTGTAGGACGCGGTCTCATAGTGTTATCAAAGTATCTGAGTGCCATGATCTGCCTCATGCTGCCAGTTCTTATGAGTTTTCTATTAGCATTAATGCTGCAGCTTCAATCCCCTGTTATTGATTACAGCACTGCTGATTTCCTCCGAATCGGTGGCATTTTATTAATCACTATCATTTATGTTTCCGCCTTCTACCTTATTGGCCTCCTCATTTCATGTATCAGTCGCCGCACAGCGACATCACTGATTAGCTCAATGTTCATTTGGGTAGTTTTGACGTTCATCTATCCAAACGCGAGTCTCTTTATGGTGAATCACTTCATTGAGACAGAAGAGAAGATAGAACAAGCCGATCGCGAAATCTCGCAGATAATGGAAGGTTTTCAGCGCGAAAAGGCGAAACTCAGAGATCCGTTTGCGTTCCCCTTCCTATTGAAAGGACACTGGGGCGGAGGCTCAATTTCTAAGGATGTCACACACATCGAAGCAGCATCCGAATTGGAAATCCCGACTGTTAAAGCCTATTATCAAGAATTAGAACCTCAGCGGCTTCGTGCCGTAGAGGCTGCGTGGCTGGTGCGAAAACAGGCCTATTCTGAAACCTTCGTTCACAGATCAACAACCGCCCGAAACGCGCTCCGACTCTCACCTGCGGGGCTCTATTACCTGGCGACGGCCGCATACGCAGGCACCGATCTCGCTGCAATGGAGGCTTTCTTCAAAGCGGTTCGGCAGTATCGGCAAACGATATTGGACTATTTCTATGACAAAAAGGCATTCAGTTCACGACAGTGGTTTGCCAGTGACAAGGGGGCAGTCCGATGGGATGACCTGCCCAGGTTTTCTTATCAGGCTTTAAGGGGTTTAGCGGAGGATAGTTCCCGTGCCTCTGGCGAGTTACTGCGGCTTCTCCTCCTAAATCTTGTGCTGTTGATAGTAGCCATTGCGGTTTTCAGTAGACAGGAGGTGTGAGATGCTTTGGCACATCGTCCAACGCGAATTATTTCAACAGTTCAACAGCCTCCGTTTTATGTTCGCACTTCTCCTCATCGTTTTTCTGATGATTCTCAATGCTATTGGACATGTTAAGCAATACAAAACGCGACAAATAGAATACGGTCAGCAGGTGTCTATCGCCTCGGAACGTTTGAAAAAAAACAGCGATAATCTCTACAATCTCGTTGTGCGTGGCCCGGGCGGACTTAACAAACAGCCTTCAAAACTCGCTTTCTGTGCACAGGGTAGTGAAGATTATCTACCGACATCTGTATTGGGTTGGAGCGCGGGATGGGGAAGAAGTGATCCTACCTACCAAGCATCAGGATTATGGCGGCTCATGTATGATGTCTCACCACCGATAACCGGCACAGATATTTTTCCAACGTTCCTAAAAATCGACTGGGTACTTATCATTTCCGTTGTGCTCAGTTTTCTGGCACTTGTTTTTACCTTTGACGCGATTTCTGGAGAGGTGGAACGGGGAACACTCCGTCTCACGTTGTCTAATTCTGTTGCGAGAGGCACCGTGTTCGCTGGCAAGTTTTTAAGTATCCTGATGAGTCTCGGCGTCGTGTTCCTGATCGGTATCTTGATGAACCTACTGCTGCTCTCTGGGACCCTTGAATTAAACGGACAGGAATGGGGGCGAATCGTAGGGCTTTGTGTCGTAAGTTTGATATATCTTTCCATTTTTATCGCGCTTGGGCTTTTCGTCTCTTCACTCACGAACCGCTCCGCGACAAGTCTCGTCATTCTTTTACTTCTATGGGTTATTTGGGTGCTGCTGATACCCGCAACATTTGGGACG is a window encoding:
- a CDS encoding ABC transporter permease subunit; the encoded protein is MLWTLIQREILANLMTFRFPIAVIACVILGLTITAALTDNYERRLASYNEAFQTHQEKNFSAKTYSGLTLQLDRPPNPLSLFNQGLDKRAANSVRLRRDKVPSVWEDNYFSTGFDNPFRHLLASIDIVTVFQIFLSLLALVFAYDAIAGERENGTLHLILANPVGRGLIVLSKYLSAMICLMLPVLMSFLLALMLQLQSPVIDYSTADFLRIGGILLITIIYVSAFYLIGLLISCISRRTATSLISSMFIWVVLTFIYPNASLFMVNHFIETEEKIEQADREISQIMEGFQREKAKLRDPFAFPFLLKGHWGGGSISKDVTHIEAASELEIPTVKAYYQELEPQRLRAVEAAWLVRKQAYSETFVHRSTTARNALRLSPAGLYYLATAAYAGTDLAAMEAFFKAVRQYRQTILDYFYDKKAFSSRQWFASDKGAVRWDDLPRFSYQALRGLAEDSSRASGELLRLLLLNLVLLIVAIAVFSRQEV
- a CDS encoding beta-ketoacyl-[acyl-carrier-protein] synthase family protein; amino-acid sequence: MKVVITGVGAHCALGENTEMLWEAIEEGQSGIAPINHFNADGFDTQLGAMISSSSPCDADLQTAVVYGRAAAAEALKNAGIVDPSRVALVLGTCNGLGRKEIHAISVDLVNCLKLGGPSITVSTACASSTHAIGFAADMVRRGVVEYVLTGGVDQLYPEIFAGFQSLGLLSKTPCAPFSTVIGTTLGEGAAFLLLESESSANARDVAPLAECMGYGFSADAFHDTTPDPSGFGIASALSTAVADAGLTPESIDYLNAHGTGTAPNDAAEWRGIQSVFGDYADQLPVSSSKSFLGHAQGAAGALEAVVTLLAMTHAVVPPTLNFTEPRPNSPTDPVASRKPRTHVTQHSVCANAAFGGLNAALVFGQPNGVLVPRRKLPRPIGIIDASMVKDCHQIHQYVPRTELRGLDPTARFLASAVANTLTAARLRLRSSDCEGIGIFVGQNRPSVESLQAFQKSVEARGFAQPSASAFTRMACSYATGACCRLFGLKGPAATLSTGRDSGLTALVLAADHLAWRDDVGALLAAAVDEPYEGDDFDYDHGAASILLKAGTSDAPVHLASWALATDSEGAVERALAKVSLNREEVVPIVVPGPPTVTGLWAVTAAVDALRQGEPGPFLISNRGDGSAGAAIILQMENGHAS
- a CDS encoding phosphopantetheine-binding protein; the protein is MQAELKAKIKQRENTYNRVTELLISYLALDISSEHLDPDTPLFGVGLELDSIDAIEIIISLESEFGIVLDDGESASFLRTINSLVDEVMNRKEVELDERN
- a CDS encoding ABC transporter permease subunit: MLWHIVQRELFQQFNSLRFMFALLLIVFLMILNAIGHVKQYKTRQIEYGQQVSIASERLKKNSDNLYNLVVRGPGGLNKQPSKLAFCAQGSEDYLPTSVLGWSAGWGRSDPTYQASGLWRLMYDVSPPITGTDIFPTFLKIDWVLIISVVLSFLALVFTFDAISGEVERGTLRLTLSNSVARGTVFAGKFLSILMSLGVVFLIGILMNLLLLSGTLELNGQEWGRIVGLCVVSLIYLSIFIALGLFVSSLTNRSATSLVILLLLWVIWVLLIPATFGTILSGLNQPLSTQDYKAQRSSQRKEITERYEARGLYDHVPTRVRPPTDATLLWAEFLNEERRADFRLNKNFLATRIHQIQVAREFNRISPTAIVQYAVESLAGTGFQRHLDFLKNAERYADAFNDFLIAADRADPDSLHVPFVKEGMSDKPVSFESIPKFQDSVRLGDAFKGAMLDVMLLLLFFTVLFAAAHVSFQRKEI
- a CDS encoding ABC transporter permease subunit, which gives rise to MLWTLIRHELLMNLMTFRFLVAVIAAMALVLAGSIVLTDNYERRLASYNEDFQRHQEGNFSGKTYSSFRPDLDRAPNPLSLFNQGLDKRSKNSLQIRIGEIPFLWGNVSRNTGFSNPFRYLLADIDLVSIFQILFSLLALVFAYDAIAGDRENGTLRLILVNPVGRGLIVLAKYLGAMLCLTLPLLMSFLLTLLLQLQSNAIHYGADDFLRIGGIFLTTVIYTSTFYLIGLFISSLIHRTATSLIVSMFIWVVLTLLYPNVSLFLVNRFIDTEERVKQADQAIDQVLEQFYWNEVVPGDPFENPPLLKDSKSSGGSSSYTHLKKDITFIPDASEVHVPTVKAYFQELTSGRIRTANKVWQIRETTFAETYIRKSNIARNVLRFSPAGLYHLSTEAWAGTGLARMQDFFKAGRQYRETILDYFYDKKAFSSRQWFASDRGAVRWDDAPRFSYQPPSVFKDASNRALRDLLLLFTLNPILLMITFAVFSRQEI
- a CDS encoding trans-2-enoyl-CoA reductase family protein — its product is MAIQIVKPRIRGFISTNAHPTGCHTNVLEQIGEIKQRIPYRETGINALVIGASTGYGLASRIALTWALGAKTLGLLYERPADARRTATAGYYNTVAFHRQAAEDGFFAESLNGDAFSDEMKSEAINRLKAAFGKINILVYSIATPRRRHPTTRVTHQSVLKPIGTPYTGKTIDLNREVIVPVTIVPANEREISDTIAVMGGEDLEMWVDALTEADLLAPEVSVVAYTYIGSFLTWPIYKDGTIGRAKDDLKARVDMLDKRLANILGGNAYVSVNKSVVTQASAAIPVVPLYVSILYDILNAKGTNEAPIGQMRRLFSEHLGPGQQPQLDNERYIRLDDEELQTEVTAAIAERWVRIDTDNFRDLSDYAGFRRSFRNLFGFEVDCVDYDEAVETELVF
- a CDS encoding ABC transporter permease subunit, which translates into the protein MLWHVVKRELFEQVNSLRFALAMLLTVFLMLVNAVGHIDEYRTRQAEYGQQVSAYSARLEGNSNNLYKLVLNGPGELHKKPSPLFFCAHGSENNLPKFASGERAGWGTIYNVSGIWRLKYSGFPSIKAKDIFPVFLKIDWILIISNVLSFLALVWTFDAISGEVEHGTLRLTLSNSIARRTVLTGKFLSCLISLGAVFMSGVLVNLLLLHLSGTLQLNAQEWSRIGGIFVVGLMYIAVFIALGFLISTLVNNASTSLVILLLIWVIWVILVPSMLGTIMSGLNQPSIRRGPSPVYFRRSGLQERYRARGLEDEAPTRERPPTPATLLWAEFLNEEAREGARLHRAYLNAQVNQIQIAREFNRISPTAIAQYAIESLAGTGFQRHLDFLKNAERYADAFNDFLIAADRADPDSLHVPFVREGMSDKPVSFESIPKFQDSVRLGEAFKGAMLDVMLLLLFFTALFAAAHVSFQRKEI